ctataatggtttacttttgagaaattgtgacttggataaagagttgtctcatcgacACTCGTACCATATTTTCTTACACTTATTAATAGATGTTATATTGAGTAATTCATCCTTAGCGTTCAACTGTTTTGAAGATTATTATATTAAATGTGACCTTTAATAATGAGTAGATTAGTCATACAATCGAAAATTACAAGTGCAACTGATATTTAAGTGATCTTTTAAACGAATAATTTTAAAtgcaatttacatttttaatggaAGAACATTAAGAAcaattttactataaaaaaaacctaGCTGAGTTTGGGAATATTTTGTGCATCGTTGTACAAGTTTAGGAATGATGTTGTTCAATCGTTTTACCTATTTAGTTGTGTTAATGGCttgtttaattataaaaattggTGCTGCGCGAAATTGTGAACGAATCAATATTCCAATGTGTAGAGATGGAATTGGATATAATTTTACACAGTTTCCAAACAGTTTTGGACATCAAAAACAAGATGACAGTGGTTTACAAGTACACCAGTTCTATCCGTTGGTCAAGGTTAAATGTAGTCCATACTTAAAGCAGTTTTTATGTGAATTGTTTGCTCCTATATGTGATCGAGCAGATCCGTTGTTGCCACATTTACCTTCACGAAATCTTTGCGAAAAGGCTAGAAATGGTTGCGAACCTTTAATGAATACATATGGATTTAATTGGCCTGATTACATGAGTTGTGAAAAGTTTTCAAGTAAGTTGTCTTTTTCACAGCATACTAATTCaagttaaatgttttattaatccATTCAAAGCAAATTGAATACAGTCTAATCATTGTTTTCAAATATGCATATAAAGACTCAGATCGACGCTCGGTCTCTAATAGACGTCCGTTTCtcaaatcaacttttaattttgacGTCACAATGTAATAACATTTCAAATCCATGGCTAATTGTTATGCTCTAATTGACGTTTTGTGTtgttctcaaatcgacgtccaatgttTTGGTTTCTTTAATCGACGTCCGTTTTATGGATTTGCCGCACTTGATAACATCTCTATTAGCGGGTGATTTGAATCTTAAACTCTTAAGTTGTTGAAAATACAAGACCTAAATAAATCATTATAGTTTTCAACAATTTGGCCGTACGTTTTTATTCTTTCTGTTTTATTAAAAGTGTCGGTATGCTGCCCTTTCGATGCATTTCGATTATCTTTGTCTTTGGTGTCATGTGACATTGTCGTACAATTTATATccaaatttatgtttttatatgaaCAAGAAAGGAAAACGAAAACATAGTTCGGGAATATGAATGTCTTTCGCCAAATAATAATACGCGTGTAGATGTTATACTTATATATATGTGGATAACAATATAAGAAACCCGTTATAGTTTCTTGTAACTACTTCAAAAATAGACCAAAAAATACAGATAATatagacaaaaatcaatttataCATAAATGATTGAATAAcattgaagagacatttattgtcgaaatccggatctggtgtaaaaaaaaaatattgacaccttatgtttatggcataacatcttggccactagttgattgttttctgtttagttttaaagttatattgagatccattttgttacatcttgttaTTAAATCTTTTTGGCAATCGCTAATGGCAGTCaacagggttaaagaacatctgttgttcgacctgttaataaaatgcgttttgttaaaatatactttttcacttttttggtcttttggaaaatgttgtttgtgctgtatttagacccttctacaacgaaatttgtttcaCATGCAcaagtataaaaattgcggtttttatccaacgcaatcataggtttgaacgtagttttcaatttagacttgtttatattttttcgttaaaattACTAACCATTCAGAACTTAAAAAGTAAATATCATTCATCTTATTGTTTAGATTGATGATGTGTTACCATTCGTCGGCATTATTTCCGATTTAAATAATATTGATGAAATAACCGCTGTGCATGGGTCTAGTTTTCTTTACAGATAGGTAGTAACATCCCTTGGTAATGTGATGTTATTATCAATCGTACTTTTACaatctttatataatatttcaatgtgttattcaaatttgtaattcattcaatattcaaatataataatttagTATGTTACAAGGaaatttgaaagtctttgattCATTAATCACCTTTGTTCAAATCATTAGTCAGGCGGACTTTCCTGTCTTCATGAGACAGTAATTACACCGGGACATCAATAGCTatcaaaaagtaaagaaaaacatTGTATAACGTTAAACGAGATTTAAATAGAGCAACATGTAGAACTTGATTGCAAATGTCGATTCTTCGCTTGTTtagtgaaatcaaaaacgaaaaacaaaaacatttttgattttcattttggtttttgaaaaatcaaaaaaggaaaatacttTCGTTTTCCGTTTTggttttcaaaaatcaaaattgaaatacgAAAAcacttttattattcattttggtttttaagaaatcaaaatcgGAAAATGAAAACTCGTTCgggttttgttttggtttttaagaaatcaaaaacaaaaactgaaaacactctcgtttttgttttttgattttgatatttcaaaacgaaaaacgaatgaaCGCAAATATACACGGAccctggtgataccatcggggaaataaatctccaccagcagtggcatcgacccagtggttgcaaataaactcatcatagataccatgaccAAAACTGttttaacgccagacgcgcgtttcgtctacaaaagacacatcagtgacactcgaatcaaaaaatgtttgaaaggccaaataaagtacgaagcttATCAATGTGATGTCGTTTCTCATGCTCAGGATGATCCTTtcaggatccgggaattcttttttccgAATTTCGGTATGTTGGGATTTAATTatctttaaattcgggacctcgggattttatgtttttaagcccgggattttaggatcaggacccctccatcCCCCCTCTTTTATGACCTACACATTTCTTATATAATGTCTTTGCTTAGTTTCATATCAGATTAAAGTCTAGATAAATTCTTgcaaattatttgtaaaacaaaccATTGCACAAACACTTGTTGAAgtctgtactttgacctataatggttttcttttgagaaattgtgactttgatgaagagttgtcttattgcaCTCGTACCCTATCTTCTTACACTTATTAATAGATGTTATATTGACCCTAAGTAATTCATCCTTAGCGTTCAACTGTTTTGAAGATTATTATATTAAATGTGACCTTTAATAATGAGTAGATTAGTCATACAATCGAAAATTACAAGTGCAACTGATATTTAAGTGatcttttaaaagaataattttaaatgcaatttacatttttaatggaAGAACATTAGGAACAattttaccataaaaaaaaacctagcTGAGTTTGGGAATATTTTTTGCATCGTTTTACAAGTATAAGAATAATGTTGTTCAATCATGTTACCTATTTAGTTGTGTTCATAACTTGTTTAATTGTTAAACTTGATGCTGTGCGAAATTGTGAACGAATCAATATTCCAATGTGTAGAAAGGGAATTGGATATAGATTTACACAGTTTCCAAACAGTTTGGGACATAGTACTCAAGATGACAGTGGTTTAGAAGTACACCAGTTCTATCCGTTGGTCAAGGTTAAATGTAGTCCATACTTAAAGCAGTTTTTATGTGAATTGTATGCTCCTAGATGTAATCGAGCAGATCCGTTGTTGCCACATTTACCTTCACGAAATCTTTGCGAAAAGGCTAGAAATGATTGCGAACCTTTAATGGCTAAATTTGGATTTGATTGGCCTGATAGCTTGAGTTGTGAGAAGTTTTCAAGTAAGTTGTCTTTTTCACAGCATACTTATGCaagttaaatgttttattatttaacaacACTTAATCCATTCAAAGCAAATTGAAAACAGTCTAAGCATTGTTTTCAAATGTGCATAtaaagactcagatcgacgtcgtTCGGTATCTAATATTAAAGTACAAGACCTTAATAAATCATTATAGTTTTCAACAATTTGGCCGTACGTTTTTGTTCTTTCTGTTTTATTAAAAGTGTCGGTATGCTGCCCTCTCGATGCATTTTGATTATCTTTGTCTTTGGTGTCATGTGCCATTGTCGTACAATGTATATCCAAATTTATGTGTTTATATGAACAAGGAAAGCGAAAACATAGTTCGGGAATATGAACCTCTTTCGCCAAATAATAATACGCGTGTAGATGTataactcgtcttaacatcaacccaacaatgttagatctgtaaatttgctttcgcaaatttttggttcttccctcgccgggattcgaacccatgctactgtgatatcgtgacaccaaatatatatatatcagtctaaagatttgcacaacggtactgatataagatgttataatacgaaaatgttgttattaaatcgtattgacaaaatatttcggctcaacaaatggccttcttcaagtgtcacaagttttaactaTATTGATACATAttgtataaggtgtaaaaatagatcagtaataatacaggtaagttttggtcgattgattttaatccaaaatcctgaatatcataatataaacaaaactctATAATtcaatatacgtgactgtgtatattaacaataaaaatgagtgaaaacaaaactgttagtatttcttattgatgccgtttggatgatgtacattaagttcctttatccaaaagctttcccgaacctgtcgctgggcatcactccagtgaatgttctgttcaatcactagaatgttcatgcggttaaagtcatcaggtttgtgacccgactgtctgaagtgctgagaaactgggagaagtggcttcttagagatatcactcctatggccattgaggcgtttgtggagAGGCTGCTTTGACTCACCAACATATTGTTGAAAATACAAGAcctaaataaatcataaataatttttttgtggCATCTAGGATTTTCCAAAATACACAGACAACACTttatattaaatgaataaatgaattctAATCAAGGAAAACCTTTTCACTGGAAAGACAAAAGCCTGCTTCCACATTACATATTCATAAATTAGTATGAGGCAGGCATGAcatgtgaatggggacgaagtctgtatgattttttattttataaatcaaacatgttaaaaagagaaacggaaataccgtaacgtttccgattttggttctattgttagggatttagttgtgacattatgacgtcatattcgatgtaTAAAAGAACGTAActtttccgattttggttctgttgttaggtattttagttgtgacgttatttaagttatgacgtcgtAATCAacgtaaacaaagaaacgctatcatcttataacgttttttttataacaaacaatttttaaaaatgaataagtaTTGAGTTTctttcttagactgataaatatacattttattcaaagtctcatgcaaacaggACCGGAAACGgcaacttccgaagcaaggttgtcggctctccgaACTTTCCTGAAGTCCTAcgagtttatgagcttcggtACTTGCTTTGAAGTTGcggaaacggaagtagatttctgcgcagatcaggaaattaaaaaacgcgacaaaaaaaaattgaatgattttgagttcattagtacaatgaaaatatcgggaaaattttcccgatttttttttattgaattttctactgttattggggacttcgtccccatataaacgTACAAGCCAAACTATTTTGCTGTAAAAAGgttcttattttgttttaatttttcttcaaTCACTCTAGTAATTCAAATATCTTACCTTGTCTTTGATTGTATCTCTTATTATTTGCAGACGAAATTGAGACTACACAAACATTAAAGAAACCTCAAACAGTAAGGCCTGTTATCAAACATTCAACAGTGAGACCTATCATTTCAAAATCACAAGAAACAGTGAGTCTTTCAACAGTCAAACACATAGTAAAGACTTCGTTTCCATTCAAGCTCAGTATAAGATATACAACATCAGCCATTACATTTGTGTCATGTTGCCGTGTGTACTCCTACGCGTAAGTTTACAAGTACTTTAGTTATAATTATTACTACGTAATGTCCGGTTTTACTTTTGTCACATTTGGTATCTAGGATGAGTTTAATTTGGTCAAATACGATTGGATCACTGTAAAGGGATATATTCTTTTTCAAAAGTTGCAACAGAAAAAAAGCTAAAGtttgaaacaaacattaaaaatataaaaatggaaattCACAAACATCAGGACATATAATAGACAAACAACAATTTCGatcaaaaaagaaacaacaaaaacccaaacaaacaacaCAAGACAACAGAAAGGACACCAAATAGATGTGAGCAATATGCACTAACATGAAACCATAGGTGGGCTCTTGCTTAAACTTTTTACCCAGTTTGTCATGTGACATGAAACGATATAGACATTCATACTATCCATACACAATAACACTGTGCCAGTGTATTTAGTCTCTTGTGGTAATAGTTCATGCAACATTAGTTTAAGAAACATATTtctttatagtggattgggaagcaagttattgaaacttatattaacccctttccactttgcgggtgcgagtgctgccttgttgcggcattagcctactctttttcgaaatctacaaggatgtcttttACGTGTAAGAGATAtaactctctcttaacacgggtcagccatttatcctccacttccgacggactatcatcgtttcctcaaaaccatactcgcaaatggtgtcaagggagagccgaaaatttagTCCCTAAATTTATCATTCcagaacgggaatcgaaccatgaacctttgtgttagtagtccgatgcacgtaccactacaccacggctctcttttGCAACATTAGTTGATAGCTTCAATAAACCGCTCACACCTGTCTTATTTCTCTGTACTGTTACAATAGCATTAACTGAGATTGTATATAGTTATAGATACGGTATTTTCATTTCACTAAATAATTATGTTCTGCTTACTTATAAATAGTTCACCTATGCAAGAATATTTTATAATCAGATGTCGATAGAATATTGTATACACATaaatacatcttcttattttcaatcATAGATTTAAACCAAAAAGCAAGCTGTTATATTActttaagtgttttttttattaatttagcAAGAAAGAGTTTACACTTCCTGAAGACGAGGGTTTGCTCTTGAAAACAGCAGACGTCAGGTCCTTGAATAAACCTACAGTTTCGTGGGAAACCACTTCAACAGAAGAACAAATAGGTAATGTATGAAGATCTGGATGTGGAAAGTCCTCCatttctatattcttttttttttgctcgaAACAATGCAACAACTGAAATGAAATGAAGGATTGATTTTcttcaactgtcaaattcaagggaatatattTTTAACCCTTTTTGGTATGCAACCGtatgtgacgtactatgattttgTGGTTTACATCCATCTCTTAAGTAGCTAaacatattcaatatttttgtcaaCAAATAATGATTTATCAGTGGTTACATGTCATAGAAGTATTtcataataacaataaaaacactTCACACAGTTCTGAGTTTTATACTAAAAGTTTGACCATAATCGGACATAAATAAGACATACAGCAACCGACGACAATTACACGGTGATTTCTGCATGGGTCTCGTTTCCCATAAATCACATATTAGTTCGTAGTTTCTATGACTTTTTCAGATTTTAGTAAAGATTTATACTTCTTATTAACCAACATTGAGTACATCAGTCAAGGCATGGGGTAATGCAAATGTGTAATTGTAATGCATGGTAATGCATTACATTTCCCCAAGTAATTGCATGTAATGAGTAATGCAGGATTTTTAGCATtacataattgtaatataatgcattactttagtaaaaaatattatatactaTTTGTTACTATAttcattgaagacctattggtgaccttctgctgttgtctgttctttggtcgggttgttgtctctttggcatattccccatttccattctcaattttactagcCACGACTTGGAgtgtgaactttttttttaaataataaatataacgaATTATATATAGCCGTCTTGAATATTCGTGTAATTTGTCTAATATCGGCTGATTGGCCTCGGTCTTCATGCAATTCTAATAATCTTAGATAATCGACCttccaaacttaaaagtaaagatcaTGCATCCTTATTTTTAGATTGGTGACATTATCTCCGAAATTAAAGAATACATTTGATCTGAATAGCTATCAAAAGGGAAAGGAAAACATCGAATAACGTTTAACTACAATTAAATAGAGCAGCATGCAGAAATTGAACGCAAATGTCGAGTCTTCGCTTGTTTTAtagtgaaatcaaaaacgaaaaacaaaaacacttttgatttttatttcggtttttgaaaaatcaaagatGAATAAATGAAAATACTTCCGTTTTTCGTCTCGGTTTTCgagaaatcaaaaatgaaaaaaaaaacacgtttgtttttcattttggtttttaagaaatcaaaatcgAAAAATGATAACTTTTTcggtttttgttttggtttttaagaaatcaaaaacgaaaaatgaaaacattctcgttttttgttttttgattttgatatttcaaaacgaaaaacgaatggacgcaaaTATAAACGGAcccaccaacccagtagtcagaatttctgtgttgacttgagttttcattgatatgttcataattataaatcaactgtaaacaaaactttgaatttttttaaaagtaaggcttttctacttcaggaatagattaccttagccgtattttgcataattttttgaaatttttggtcctcaatggcttttcaacttcgtacttaaaatatcaaatttactaTATCTCTTAACAGATTGCTGGAGTtataactaaaatagaatttaggatttttttattaACTCAGAACATAATAATCTAAATATTGATTTTCTGTTGATTATTATTTTTCACACTTTACCTGAATCACTAGAGGGAATTTGGAGTTTAATCCTTGCCCAAGGAAGAACTTGATTAATACCAGATAGTTGAACATTGTCATGTAACactaatttgtttgttttacaatcaaTCTTTTCTCCATTTGACACTTTGTCATTAATTAAGCTCTTTGTTTATTGCATGATTAATAAAGcttattaaatattttgattgaaattaaaaaagaaagaaatgtatttttataaaagaaaagttAACATTAAGTAAAAATGTGTAATAAATTACATCTTGAAGAAAAAACAGAGATGCATACATTGATACGTTaaaattccccgagggtatcaacagcccagtagccagtacttcggtactgcgaagtactggcatgaaaatacggatttttttgtgttattaaatttcgctgttacaaaatgatagaaattattataaattaaagaatgtatctccctcatgcaaagctctgattcctttcacggatttggcaaACCTTTTGGacattttggattatagctcttcatcttttatataagctttggatttcaaatattttggcaacgagcatcactgaagagacatgtattgtcgaactGCGCATCTGgttcaagaaaattggtaccgtaaatGTTATTAAAACCAAAGACAGAAGAGCAATCAACTGTGATAGGTTTGGTTAAACAGACTGGAAATcagaaatatcatataaatgatCCTAAGCAAAAAGAGGTCACAGATTCATTAATTCAGCTTATTGCCAGTGATTTTTAAAATACTTCTGTTTGCTGCAGCTGAAAGCCTAGAAAGTAGGTTTATgttgtttttcaaaatgtttaaaatttcttttcacttgataataaattttaaaaaagtaatgtGTAATTCAATACATTTCTTTgcaaaagtaattgtaatgtaatgcattacttTGATAAATTCATGTAAGAGTAATTGGAATATAATGCATGGTTTtattaaagtaattgtaatgtaatgcattacattgcaatgtaTAAATCGGCCCATGCCTGCATCAGTCCAATAGAAGTGTGACGAGTTCTGAATTACATTTGGCTTGTACCAAGTCAAAactatgacagtttttgtccatttgtttgacgtgtttgagcttttaatattGCTATCCGTActctctgggttttttttttactttaggcTAAATAGTTTCTAATAAAGATATTTCTTTTTTAGGGAATTATTTCACGTTGGTAATGGTAACTGAACATACTAACAGATCTAATGACGGAGTTATTGAACATCGGTACATTAATTGGATGGTAACTAACATACAAGGTAGAGAGGTATCGAGTGGAGTAACGCTGAAGGAATATGAAGGGCCACTTCCACTTCAGAATACGAACACTAACGTTGACCTTCTAAATCAGAACACATTAGTCTATTTTCTGTTGTACAACCATCCAGATCCATTAGACTTATTGTCGCTTGGGACAAACACGTACCCTGTACATATATGGTAACTACAGGACTGtatctatatataatttatatatttataaaggttAAAGCTCCGGATAAAAAA
The window above is part of the Mytilus edulis chromosome 6, xbMytEdul2.2, whole genome shotgun sequence genome. Proteins encoded here:
- the LOC139528282 gene encoding uncharacterized protein isoform X3 codes for the protein MLFNHVTYLVVFITCLIVKLDAVRNCERINIPMCRKGIGYRFTQFPNSLGHSTQDDSGLEVHQFYPLVKVKCSPYLKQFLCELYAPRCNRADPLLPHLPSRNLCEKARNDCEPLMAKFGFDWPDSLSCEKFSNEIETTQTLKKPQTVRPVIKHSTVRPIISKSQETVSLSTVKHIVKTSFPFKLSIRYTTSAITFVSCCRVYSYAKKEFTLPEDEGLLLKTADVRSLNKPTVSWETTSTEEQIGNYFTLVMVTEHTNRSNDGVIEHRYINWMVTNIQGREVSSGVTLKEYEGPLPLQNTNTNVDLLNQNTLVYFLLYNHPDPLDLLSLGTNTYPVHIWMSMDFKVASKSMTVEADEYARFQWVQKPANSESNVCEDITGYPENCKEKSTPITILRK
- the LOC139528282 gene encoding uncharacterized protein isoform X2, translating into MMLFNRFTYLVVLMACLIIKIGAARNCERINIPMCRDGIGYNFTQFPNSFGHQKQDDSGLQVHQFYPLVKVKCSPYLKQFLCELFAPICDRADPLLPHLPSRNLCEKARNGCEPLMNTYGFNWPDYMSCEKFSNEIETTQTLKKPQTVRPVIKHSTVRPIISKSQETVSLSTVKHIVKTSFPFKLSIRYTTSAITFVSCCRVYSYAKKEFTLPEDEGLLLKTADVRSLNKPTVSWETTSTEEQIGNYFTLVMVTEHTNRSNDGVIEHRYINWMVTNIQGREVSSGVTLKEYEGPLPLQNTNTNVDLLNQNTLVYFLLYNHPDPLDLLSLGTNTYPVHIWMSMDFKVASKSMTVEADEYARFQWVQKPANSESNVCEDITGYPENCKEKSTPITILRK
- the LOC139528282 gene encoding uncharacterized protein isoform X1; translated protein: MMMFNRGTYLVVFIACLIVKIGAARNCERINIPMCREGIGYNITQFPNSLGHQKQEDSGMEIHTFFPIVKAKCSPHFKQFLCELYIPRCNPADPLLPHLPSRNLCEKARNGCEPLMNKFGFYWPDNMSCEKFSNEIETTQTLKKPQTVRPVIKHSTVRPIISKSQETVSLSTVKHIVKTSFPFKLSIRYTTSAITFVSCCRVYSYAKKEFTLPEDEGLLLKTADVRSLNKPTVSWETTSTEEQIGNYFTLVMVTEHTNRSNDGVIEHRYINWMVTNIQGREVSSGVTLKEYEGPLPLQNTNTNVDLLNQNTLVYFLLYNHPDPLDLLSLGTNTYPVHIWMSMDFKVASKSMTVEADEYARFQWVQKPANSESNVCEDITGYPENCKEKSTPITILRK